A genomic region of Papaver somniferum cultivar HN1 chromosome 7, ASM357369v1, whole genome shotgun sequence contains the following coding sequences:
- the LOC113299920 gene encoding DNA-(apurinic or apyrimidinic site) lyase-like isoform X3 codes for MKRFFQPVEKDGSLKKKPALTTSSSPSKPEEKEEQNGESVVVTEEKRDPLKFISWNANSFLLRVKNNWPEFTKFIATFDPDVIAIQEVRMPAAGSKGGHKIQGEVKDDTNSSREEKQTLMRALSSPPFRNYQVWWSLADSKYAGTALFVKKCCQPKKVTFSLDQTASKKHEPDGRVILAEFESFRVLNTYVPNNGWKDEENSFQRRRKWDKRVLEFVLRSSDKPLIWCGDLNVSHTEFDVSHPDFFSSAKLNGYVPPNKDDCGQPGFTLNERKRFSTILSEGKLVDAYRSLHEEKDMHSGFSWSGNPIGRYRVKISC; via the exons ATGAAACGATTCTTCCAACCAGTTGAAAAGGATGGATCTCTTAAGAAGAAACCCGCTCTCACTACTTCTTCCTCACCATCAAaaccagaagaaaaagaagaacaaaatggGGAAAGTGTAGTAGTAACAGAAGAAAAAAGAGACCCTTTGAAGTTCATATCATGGAATGCAAATAGTTTCTTGCTTCGTGTTAAAAATAACTGGCCAGAGTTTACTAAGTTTATTGCAACCTTTGATCCTGATGTCATTGCTATACAGGAAGTGAGAATGCCTGCAGCTGGCTCTAAAGGTGGACATAAAATTCAAGGAGAAGTGAAAGATGATACAAACTCTTCTCGAGAGGAAAAACAAACATTGATGCGTGCGCTTTCAAGTCCACCATTTCGAAATTACCAAGTTTGGTGGTCGCTAGCAGACTCAAAGTATGCTGGGACTGCTTTATTTGTGAAGAAGTGTTGCCAACCGAAAAAGGTCACCTTCTCGCTTGACCAAACAGCATCCAAAAAGCATGAACCAGATGGCCGGGTAATTTTGGCTGAGTTTGAGTCTTTCCGAGTGCTGAATACATATGTCCCAAACAATGGGTGGAAGGATGAGGAAAATTCTTTTCAGAGGAGAAGAAAATGGGATAAAAGAGTGCTTGAATTTGTTTTACGGAGTTCGGATAAGcctttgatttggtgtggcgacCTGAATGTTAGCCATACAGAGTTCGATGTGAGTCATCCAGATTTTTTTAGTAGTGCAAAGCTCAACGGTTATGTTCCTCCTAACAAAGATGATTGTGGACAGCCTGGGTTTACTTTGAATGAAAGGAAGCGCTTCAGTACCATTTTATCCGAAGGAAAGCTGGTAGATGCGTACAGATCCCTACATGAGGAAAAAGATATGCACAGTGGCTTCTCCTGGTCAGGAAATCCCATTGGGAGGTACCGGG TAAAAATCAGctgctga
- the LOC113299920 gene encoding DNA-(apurinic or apyrimidinic site) lyase-like isoform X1, with protein MKRFFQPVEKDGSLKKKPALTTSSSPSKPEEKEEQNGESVVVTEEKRDPLKFISWNANSFLLRVKNNWPEFTKFIATFDPDVIAIQEVRMPAAGSKGGHKIQGEVKDDTNSSREEKQTLMRALSSPPFRNYQVWWSLADSKYAGTALFVKKCCQPKKVTFSLDQTASKKHEPDGRVILAEFESFRVLNTYVPNNGWKDEENSFQRRRKWDKRVLEFVLRSSDKPLIWCGDLNVSHTEFDVSHPDFFSSAKLNGYVPPNKDDCGQPGFTLNERKRFSTILSEGKLVDAYRSLHEEKDMHSGFSWSGNPIGRYRGKRMRIDYFLVSETLKDRIVSCEMQVHGIELEGFFGSDHCPVTLELSQKTSIDSAES; from the coding sequence ATGAAACGATTCTTCCAACCAGTTGAAAAGGATGGATCTCTTAAGAAGAAACCCGCTCTCACTACTTCTTCCTCACCATCAAaaccagaagaaaaagaagaacaaaatggGGAAAGTGTAGTAGTAACAGAAGAAAAAAGAGACCCTTTGAAGTTCATATCATGGAATGCAAATAGTTTCTTGCTTCGTGTTAAAAATAACTGGCCAGAGTTTACTAAGTTTATTGCAACCTTTGATCCTGATGTCATTGCTATACAGGAAGTGAGAATGCCTGCAGCTGGCTCTAAAGGTGGACATAAAATTCAAGGAGAAGTGAAAGATGATACAAACTCTTCTCGAGAGGAAAAACAAACATTGATGCGTGCGCTTTCAAGTCCACCATTTCGAAATTACCAAGTTTGGTGGTCGCTAGCAGACTCAAAGTATGCTGGGACTGCTTTATTTGTGAAGAAGTGTTGCCAACCGAAAAAGGTCACCTTCTCGCTTGACCAAACAGCATCCAAAAAGCATGAACCAGATGGCCGGGTAATTTTGGCTGAGTTTGAGTCTTTCCGAGTGCTGAATACATATGTCCCAAACAATGGGTGGAAGGATGAGGAAAATTCTTTTCAGAGGAGAAGAAAATGGGATAAAAGAGTGCTTGAATTTGTTTTACGGAGTTCGGATAAGcctttgatttggtgtggcgacCTGAATGTTAGCCATACAGAGTTCGATGTGAGTCATCCAGATTTTTTTAGTAGTGCAAAGCTCAACGGTTATGTTCCTCCTAACAAAGATGATTGTGGACAGCCTGGGTTTACTTTGAATGAAAGGAAGCGCTTCAGTACCATTTTATCCGAAGGAAAGCTGGTAGATGCGTACAGATCCCTACATGAGGAAAAAGATATGCACAGTGGCTTCTCCTGGTCAGGAAATCCCATTGGGAGGTACCGGGGTAAGAGAATGaggatagattattttctagtttcCGAGACACTCAAGGATAGGATCGTATCATGTGAGATGCAGGTCCACGGGATTGAATTAGAAGGATTCTTTGGAAGTGATCATTGCCCTGTTACCCTAGAGCTCTCACAGAAAACTAGTATAGATTCTGCTGAAAGCTAG
- the LOC113299920 gene encoding DNA-(apurinic or apyrimidinic site) lyase-like isoform X2, translating into MKRFFQPVEKDGSLKKKPALTTSSSPSKPEEKEEQNGESVVVTEEKRDPLKFISWNANSFLLRVKNNWPEFTKFIATFDPDVIAIQEVRMPAAGSKGGHKIQGEVKDDTNSSREEKQTLMRALSSPPFRNYQVWWSLADSKYAGTALFVKKCCQPKKVTFSLDQTASKKHEPDGRVILAEFESFRVLNTYVPNNGWKDEENSFQRRRKWDKRVLEFVLRSSDKPLIWCGDLNVSHTEFDPGFTLNERKRFSTILSEGKLVDAYRSLHEEKDMHSGFSWSGNPIGRYRGKRMRIDYFLVSETLKDRIVSCEMQVHGIELEGFFGSDHCPVTLELSQKTSIDSAES; encoded by the exons ATGAAACGATTCTTCCAACCAGTTGAAAAGGATGGATCTCTTAAGAAGAAACCCGCTCTCACTACTTCTTCCTCACCATCAAaaccagaagaaaaagaagaacaaaatggGGAAAGTGTAGTAGTAACAGAAGAAAAAAGAGACCCTTTGAAGTTCATATCATGGAATGCAAATAGTTTCTTGCTTCGTGTTAAAAATAACTGGCCAGAGTTTACTAAGTTTATTGCAACCTTTGATCCTGATGTCATTGCTATACAGGAAGTGAGAATGCCTGCAGCTGGCTCTAAAGGTGGACATAAAATTCAAGGAGAAGTGAAAGATGATACAAACTCTTCTCGAGAGGAAAAACAAACATTGATGCGTGCGCTTTCAAGTCCACCATTTCGAAATTACCAAGTTTGGTGGTCGCTAGCAGACTCAAAGTATGCTGGGACTGCTTTATTTGTGAAGAAGTGTTGCCAACCGAAAAAGGTCACCTTCTCGCTTGACCAAACAGCATCCAAAAAGCATGAACCAGATGGCCGGGTAATTTTGGCTGAGTTTGAGTCTTTCCGAGTGCTGAATACATATGTCCCAAACAATGGGTGGAAGGATGAGGAAAATTCTTTTCAGAGGAGAAGAAAATGGGATAAAAGAGTGCTTGAATTTGTTTTACGGAGTTCGGATAAGcctttgatttggtgtggcgacCTGAATGTTAGCCATACAGAGTTCGAT CCTGGGTTTACTTTGAATGAAAGGAAGCGCTTCAGTACCATTTTATCCGAAGGAAAGCTGGTAGATGCGTACAGATCCCTACATGAGGAAAAAGATATGCACAGTGGCTTCTCCTGGTCAGGAAATCCCATTGGGAGGTACCGGGGTAAGAGAATGaggatagattattttctagtttcCGAGACACTCAAGGATAGGATCGTATCATGTGAGATGCAGGTCCACGGGATTGAATTAGAAGGATTCTTTGGAAGTGATCATTGCCCTGTTACCCTAGAGCTCTCACAGAAAACTAGTATAGATTCTGCTGAAAGCTAG